One Ardenticatenales bacterium DNA segment encodes these proteins:
- a CDS encoding 50S ribosome-binding GTPase — protein MNQPYSPPVSDACATCPVHHAANLRKLGVNMDEWDYVVALAGNPNTGKSTVFNALTGLRQHTGNWPGKTVTRAEGGFIYADKRYKIVDLPGTYSLLSTSLDEEVARDFILFGQPDVTIIVVDATRLERNLNLVLQILEITDRVVVCLNLIDEARRHHLQVDERKLARDLGVPVVPTAARQGEGLPLLLQMIDEVASGKTICRPRRIQKQPPQLKRALNELVEKIEIAFPGLPNARWVALRLLDGDERIADAVRRGELGDLTRSAPETANPDLSIPLEVAV, from the coding sequence ATGAACCAACCCTATTCCCCCCCTGTTTCTGATGCCTGCGCCACCTGCCCCGTCCATCACGCCGCCAACCTGCGCAAGCTGGGTGTGAACATGGATGAGTGGGATTATGTGGTGGCCCTGGCGGGCAATCCCAATACGGGCAAAAGCACCGTTTTTAATGCCCTTACCGGGCTGCGCCAGCATACAGGCAACTGGCCGGGCAAGACCGTCACCCGCGCCGAGGGCGGCTTCATCTACGCTGACAAGCGATACAAAATCGTGGACTTGCCGGGGACATATTCCCTCCTCTCCACCAGCCTGGACGAAGAAGTGGCGCGCGATTTCATCCTCTTTGGGCAGCCGGATGTGACCATCATCGTCGTGGATGCCACGCGCCTGGAGCGCAACCTGAACCTGGTGCTGCAAATCCTGGAGATCACCGACCGTGTCGTCGTTTGCCTGAACCTGATTGACGAAGCGCGACGCCACCATTTGCAGGTGGACGAGCGCAAACTGGCGCGTGACCTGGGCGTGCCGGTCGTGCCGACTGCCGCGCGCCAGGGCGAAGGGCTGCCGCTGCTGCTGCAAATGATCGACGAAGTGGCTTCCGGGAAAACCATTTGCCGTCCGCGTCGTATCCAAAAGCAGCCGCCGCAGTTGAAACGGGCGCTCAACGAACTGGTGGAAAAAATCGAAATCGCTTTTCCGGGCCTGCCCAATGCGCGTTGGGTGGCGCTGCGCCTGCTGGACGGGGACGAGCGCATCGCGGACGCCGTGCGGCGGGGCGAGTTGGGCGACCTGACTCGCAGCGCGCCGGAGACAGCCAATCCTGACCTGAGCATTCCCCTGGAGGTGGCTGTATGA
- a CDS encoding homoserine kinase, whose translation MKQVTVTIPATSANLGPGFDCLGLALGLYNQVTFTRQGGGLRITVEGEGAATIPRDERNLVYRAAARLFSEADVPVPGLHIHQVNRIPVSSGLGSSAAAVLGGIMAAGAFLPAPPNQPEILRLATRIEGHPDNITPAMLGGLTLIVQEAGELYVERIDIPAFLVIVVLPEFDFPTSTARSVLPAHISRQDAIFNASRLALLIRALQSGDIAALRLAMQDRLHQPYRLPMIPGMAEAFAAVQGAGAAVALSGAGPSLLAIAPDNYVEIAHLAADAFAAAGLKARTWVLPVDARGSVVQTQGGGR comes from the coding sequence ATGAAACAGGTAACCGTGACCATTCCCGCCACCAGTGCTAATCTGGGACCCGGCTTTGATTGCCTGGGGCTTGCGCTTGGCCTATACAATCAGGTGACGTTTACACGGCAGGGTGGCGGATTGAGAATCACGGTCGAGGGAGAAGGGGCTGCTACTATTCCCCGCGACGAGCGGAACCTCGTCTACCGGGCCGCCGCCCGCCTGTTTAGCGAAGCCGACGTTCCTGTTCCTGGCTTGCATATTCACCAGGTCAATCGCATTCCCGTGAGCAGTGGCCTGGGCAGCAGCGCCGCCGCTGTTCTCGGCGGCATCATGGCCGCGGGAGCGTTTTTGCCCGCGCCCCCCAACCAGCCGGAGATATTGCGCCTGGCGACGAGGATCGAAGGCCACCCGGACAACATCACACCGGCGATGCTGGGTGGCCTGACTCTGATCGTGCAGGAAGCGGGCGAACTGTACGTGGAGCGCATCGACATCCCCGCGTTCCTCGTCATCGTCGTTTTGCCGGAATTTGATTTTCCCACCAGTACGGCGCGTTCGGTCTTGCCTGCGCATATTTCGCGCCAGGATGCCATCTTCAACGCCAGCCGGCTGGCCCTGCTCATTCGCGCCCTGCAATCGGGTGACATTGCCGCTTTGCGTCTGGCGATGCAAGACAGACTACACCAGCCCTATCGCCTGCCCATGATTCCGGGCATGGCGGAGGCATTTGCCGCCGTGCAGGGGGCGGGCGCGGCGGTTGCCCTCAGCGGCGCCGGCCCTTCGCTGCTGGCGATTGCCCCCGATAATTACGTGGAAATCGCGCACCTGGCGGCGGATGCCTTTGCCGCTGCCGGCCTGAAGGCGCGCACCTGGGTGCTGCCCGTGGATGCGCGGGGCAGCGTGGTGCAAACCCAGGGGGGCGGTCGGTGA
- a CDS encoding metal-dependent transcriptional regulator, with the protein MPDPGLSLLVFLALIGVSAILFWPRWGQFWRWQQMRRLTTRVLHEDALKHLYRYQQHQRLATVESVAGALQISGSAVTDLLGDMVAHQLVTMAGDTVHLTARGQQYALHIIRAHRLYERYLADQTGFAEPEWHDRAEQQEHYLTPADVDALALRLGNPTHDPHGDPIPSASGAFVPHGGVPLTSLDVDTPARIVHLEDEPDTVYAQLVAEDIHPGMEIRLLESTGQRVRFWCDGDEHLLAPIVAANISVVPLPRPSAVEGSVGERLSNLEPGESAIVLGLTPACRGNERRRFMDLGILPGTVIHAEMRSPSGDPIAFRIRDTLIALRREQADRIRITRESTGDDDQPSTANHQRTIMQETL; encoded by the coding sequence ATGCCTGATCCCGGATTATCACTACTGGTTTTTCTGGCGCTGATTGGTGTCAGCGCCATCCTCTTTTGGCCGCGGTGGGGTCAGTTCTGGCGCTGGCAACAGATGCGTCGCCTGACCACCCGTGTGTTGCACGAAGATGCGCTCAAGCACTTGTATCGTTATCAACAGCATCAACGCCTGGCTACCGTGGAAAGCGTGGCGGGCGCATTGCAAATAAGCGGCAGCGCGGTCACGGACCTGCTGGGCGACATGGTCGCGCACCAGTTGGTGACGATGGCCGGGGATACGGTCCACCTGACCGCGCGCGGGCAGCAGTACGCGCTGCACATTATCCGCGCCCACCGCCTCTATGAACGCTACCTGGCGGACCAGACAGGCTTCGCCGAACCGGAGTGGCACGACCGCGCCGAACAGCAGGAGCATTACCTGACGCCGGCGGACGTGGACGCGCTGGCATTGCGCCTGGGCAACCCCACGCACGACCCGCATGGCGACCCTATTCCTTCGGCCAGCGGCGCGTTTGTGCCGCACGGGGGCGTGCCATTGACCTCGCTGGACGTGGATACGCCCGCCCGCATCGTCCACCTGGAAGATGAACCGGACACCGTGTATGCCCAACTCGTCGCCGAAGATATTCACCCCGGCATGGAAATCCGCCTGCTGGAATCCACGGGGCAGCGCGTGCGCTTTTGGTGTGATGGCGACGAGCACCTTCTAGCGCCCATCGTGGCTGCCAACATCTCCGTTGTGCCCCTGCCGCGGCCCTCCGCCGTGGAAGGGAGCGTGGGCGAACGCCTCTCGAACCTGGAGCCAGGGGAAAGCGCCATCGTCCTCGGTCTCACGCCTGCTTGCCGTGGCAACGAGCGCCGGCGCTTCATGGACCTGGGCATTCTTCCAGGCACGGTCATTCACGCGGAAATGCGTAGCCCCAGCGGTGACCCCATTGCCTTCCGCATCCGCGACACCCTCATTGCCCTGCGCCGCGAGCAGGCGGACCGCATCCGCATCACCCGCGAATCAACGGGCGACGACGACCAACCATCAACGGCCAACCACCAACGAACAATCATGCAGGAAACCTTATGA
- a CDS encoding class I SAM-dependent methyltransferase, translating into MYTSALAHVPAPNERRLAVHLHPAAERAVRHGHPWVFDQSIRQVSFVGEAGDLAVIFDRKRRFLAIGLYDPASPLRVRVLQAGQSAPIDGDWFARRVAAAIAHRAPLASAQTTGYRLIHGENDGLPGLVVDRYAQTLVLKLYAAGWVRHLRVVIPALLAHFPRTRVVLRLSRAVQAQSAALFGLQDGQVLHGQADVGEVVFRENGLLFAADVRQGHKTGFYLDQRENRARVEALAAGRDVLNVFAYTGGFSLYAARGGARRVVSVDLNPLALAGAEANFARNQDTLTVARARHEMLVGDAFAVLGELGAAGRVFDMVILDPPAFAQRQADVAGALAAYRRLAQLGAALLPASGILVSASCSSRVPASAFWAAVDEGASLAGKRLQEVDRTTHPLDHPISFPEGAYLKCLFARAV; encoded by the coding sequence ATGTACACCTCGGCGCTGGCGCATGTGCCCGCGCCAAACGAACGCCGCCTGGCCGTCCATCTGCATCCGGCGGCGGAACGCGCGGTACGCCACGGGCATCCCTGGGTATTTGACCAGAGTATTCGGCAAGTCAGCTTCGTCGGTGAAGCGGGGGACCTGGCCGTGATTTTTGATCGCAAACGGCGCTTTCTGGCAATCGGACTGTACGATCCGGCTTCGCCGCTGCGCGTGCGCGTGCTGCAAGCAGGGCAATCCGCGCCGATTGACGGTGACTGGTTTGCGCGGCGCGTGGCGGCGGCCATTGCCCACCGCGCCCCGCTCGCCTCTGCGCAAACAACGGGCTACCGCCTGATTCATGGCGAAAACGATGGCCTACCCGGCCTGGTGGTGGATCGTTATGCGCAGACGCTGGTGTTGAAGCTATACGCGGCGGGTTGGGTGCGCCATCTGCGGGTGGTCATTCCCGCGTTGTTGGCGCATTTTCCGCGGACGCGGGTGGTGTTGCGTCTCAGCCGTGCCGTGCAGGCGCAGTCGGCGGCTCTTTTTGGCCTGCAAGACGGACAGGTTTTGCACGGCCAGGCGGATGTGGGCGAGGTGGTTTTCCGCGAAAATGGGTTGCTTTTTGCCGCGGATGTGCGCCAGGGGCATAAGACGGGCTTTTATTTGGACCAACGGGAGAACCGTGCCCGCGTGGAGGCGCTGGCGGCGGGGCGGGATGTGCTGAATGTGTTTGCATACACGGGGGGATTTTCGCTGTATGCGGCGCGTGGGGGGGCGCGGCGGGTGGTGAGCGTGGACCTGAATCCATTGGCGCTGGCGGGGGCGGAGGCGAATTTTGCCCGTAATCAGGATACGCTGACCGTGGCGCGGGCGCGGCATGAGATGCTGGTGGGGGATGCGTTTGCGGTCTTGGGGGAATTGGGGGCGGCAGGTCGTGTCTTTGACATGGTGATATTGGACCCGCCGGCATTCGCGCAGCGGCAGGCGGATGTGGCGGGGGCGCTGGCCGCTTACCGTCGTCTGGCGCAGTTGGGGGCTGCTTTGTTGCCGGCATCTGGCATTTTGGTGAGCGCTTCTTGTTCCAGCCGTGTGCCGGCATCTGCCTTTTGGGCGGCCGTTGACGAAGGCGCCTCCCTGGCCGGCAAACGACTACAAGAAGTTGATCGTACCACCCATCCCCTCGATCATCCCATCAGCTTCCCTGAAGGCGCGTACCTCAAATGCCTCTTCGCGCGCGCTGTTTAG
- a CDS encoding SUMF1/EgtB/PvdO family nonheme iron enzyme, translated as MTAPEPSPPDPKPTLATLTEAFAKLPPLLSYGGLILVAAIIVARVTGKLPDILLAIPAVALVAFILYAVLNNRHELDKERLQAQREADQRTHEAELRKLEVELERFKLQQTGELERERLKQETDLERAKREAPKPPPDAAPTVATWPDSYYTYVWQKCAQLHMTSIDPKAQELGASILNLHSVFTELDVPSLEREMASRAFRDQRDVERQGREPSLAALSRAENQKLVLLGQPGSGKSTLVKYLALCLSGAGLQDAETNLESLIERGWRLPALLPILVVLRDYAAKGLPQKQSLWTYITTSLNNAGLAGCAQALSENLKQQGGILLLDGLDEVPEAQQRREQLRDAILQFAREFSRVRMVVTSRPYAYQNPAWHLPGFSQTSLLDFTPEQIESYIDRWYAVAGPLDPNLGQEQARRYANQLKEQVKRNSNLQELAPRPLLLALMVSLHRWRGGGMLPERREQLYDHSVNLLLDLWQRPKLILDEKGRPHGQETNALTELGIDTLALRRALSQLAYEVHRDQPEEAAAATADIPHEKLVAALRQAVPKEKRDAIPYQKIADYVRDRAGLLEDRGEGVYGFPHRTFQEYLAAMYLLDQEDFPGNIAALARQDPARWREAALLAGNSAPTASQWTLVDHLYEREDAPQEAQPVAEAQWWGVYLAGQVLHDSDLLKKETKIYRRSLDQVQEWHKAILTRGALPPRDRARAGDILAELGDDRPGVLTCDEMRFCYVPAGPFWMADSEQSSEGRWLDILDKPYWLAQYPVTVAQFQEFVADSDYSSADRDSLRGSANRPVVWVNWYDALAFCDWLQRRWQPHLPPGYRVTLPNEAEWEKGARGGRHIPAAPRVTTIGGLGAVLDAPPPLVPNARDGRDLSLREYPWGDAPTRAEIAAGLFRANDEAAGIGNTTAVGSFPAGASPVGCLDLSGNVWEWTRSFYGKLRPYRLSPEYETTDPRNRKDMFICGGAYYVNYTGCSARYWLAPLNHFNDNSGFRVAVSPFVSDR; from the coding sequence ATGACAGCACCAGAGCCTTCCCCTCCTGATCCGAAACCCACCCTTGCCACCCTCACTGAGGCTTTTGCCAAACTCCCTCCCTTGCTCAGCTACGGCGGCCTGATTCTGGTCGCAGCCATCATAGTTGCCAGGGTAACTGGCAAACTGCCCGACATTTTGCTGGCGATTCCCGCCGTTGCCCTCGTCGCCTTCATCCTGTACGCGGTCCTCAACAACCGACATGAACTGGATAAGGAAAGGCTGCAAGCCCAACGCGAGGCGGATCAGCGTACACACGAGGCCGAGTTACGAAAACTGGAGGTGGAACTGGAACGATTTAAGTTGCAGCAAACGGGCGAACTGGAAAGGGAGCGGCTGAAGCAGGAGACAGACCTGGAAAGAGCAAAGCGGGAAGCGCCCAAGCCGCCGCCAGATGCCGCTCCTACGGTGGCTACCTGGCCTGACAGCTACTACACCTACGTGTGGCAAAAATGCGCCCAACTGCACATGACCAGTATAGACCCCAAGGCGCAAGAGTTAGGCGCGTCTATCTTGAATTTGCACAGCGTTTTTACCGAATTGGACGTGCCATCCCTGGAGCGAGAGATGGCGTCGCGCGCTTTCCGCGACCAACGCGACGTAGAACGCCAGGGGCGTGAACCATCCCTGGCCGCGCTCAGCCGGGCCGAGAATCAGAAGCTGGTGCTGCTGGGGCAGCCCGGCTCCGGCAAATCTACGCTGGTCAAGTACCTGGCCCTTTGCCTCAGCGGGGCTGGTTTGCAGGACGCGGAAACGAACCTGGAAAGCCTGATTGAGCGCGGGTGGCGACTGCCGGCCTTGCTGCCCATCCTGGTGGTTCTGCGCGACTACGCCGCCAAAGGCCTGCCACAGAAACAAAGCCTGTGGACCTACATCACGACCAGCCTGAACAACGCGGGGCTGGCAGGCTGCGCGCAGGCGCTCTCCGAAAACCTGAAACAGCAGGGGGGAATTCTCTTGCTGGACGGGCTGGACGAAGTGCCCGAAGCGCAGCAGCGGCGCGAACAACTGCGGGACGCCATTCTCCAGTTTGCGCGCGAATTCAGCCGCGTGCGCATGGTGGTCACCTCGCGCCCCTACGCCTACCAGAACCCGGCCTGGCATCTCCCGGGCTTCAGCCAGACCTCGCTGCTGGATTTCACCCCGGAGCAGATCGAGAGCTACATTGACCGCTGGTATGCCGTGGCCGGGCCGCTGGACCCCAACCTGGGTCAGGAACAGGCGCGAAGGTACGCTAACCAGTTGAAAGAACAGGTGAAACGGAACTCCAACCTGCAAGAACTGGCCCCGCGACCGCTGCTGCTGGCCCTGATGGTGTCGCTGCATCGCTGGCGCGGCGGCGGCATGCTGCCGGAACGGCGCGAGCAGTTGTACGACCACAGCGTCAACCTGCTGCTGGACTTGTGGCAGCGTCCCAAGCTGATCCTGGATGAGAAGGGGCGTCCGCACGGGCAGGAAACAAATGCGCTCACGGAACTGGGCATTGATACGCTGGCGCTGCGCCGCGCTTTGAGCCAACTGGCTTATGAAGTCCACCGCGACCAGCCCGAAGAAGCTGCCGCAGCCACCGCCGACATCCCGCATGAAAAGCTGGTCGCGGCCCTGCGCCAGGCGGTTCCCAAAGAAAAACGAGACGCTATTCCCTACCAGAAAATAGCCGATTACGTGCGGGATCGGGCGGGTTTGCTGGAAGATCGGGGAGAGGGCGTCTATGGCTTTCCGCATCGCACTTTTCAGGAATACCTGGCGGCCATGTACCTGTTGGATCAAGAGGATTTCCCCGGCAACATCGCCGCCCTGGCGCGCCAGGACCCGGCGCGTTGGCGCGAGGCCGCTCTACTCGCCGGCAACTCAGCCCCGACAGCGTCTCAATGGACGTTGGTGGATCACCTTTATGAGCGGGAGGATGCGCCCCAGGAGGCGCAGCCGGTCGCCGAGGCGCAGTGGTGGGGCGTCTACCTGGCGGGGCAGGTGCTGCATGACTCGGATTTGCTGAAAAAGGAAACGAAGATTTACCGCCGCTCCCTGGACCAGGTCCAGGAGTGGCACAAAGCGATCTTGACGCGGGGGGCATTGCCGCCGCGCGACCGGGCCAGGGCTGGCGATATCCTGGCGGAATTGGGGGATGACCGGCCAGGGGTGTTGACGTGCGACGAAATGCGCTTTTGCTACGTGCCGGCAGGTCCCTTCTGGATGGCGGACAGCGAACAAAGCAGCGAGGGACGCTGGCTGGACATCCTGGACAAACCGTACTGGCTGGCGCAATACCCTGTCACCGTAGCCCAGTTCCAGGAGTTCGTTGCCGACAGCGACTACAGTTCGGCGGATAGGGACTCTCTGCGCGGTAGCGCAAATCGCCCGGTGGTTTGGGTCAACTGGTACGACGCCCTGGCCTTTTGCGACTGGCTGCAGCGGCGCTGGCAGCCTCACCTGCCCCCTGGCTACCGCGTCACCCTGCCCAACGAAGCGGAGTGGGAGAAGGGGGCCCGCGGCGGACGGCACATCCCCGCTGCGCCGCGCGTGACGACCATAGGCGGCCTGGGGGCGGTCCTGGACGCGCCGCCGCCCCTGGTCCCCAATGCGCGGGATGGCCGCGACCTCAGCCTGCGGGAATATCCCTGGGGAGACGCGCCCACGCGGGCAGAGATCGCGGCGGGTCTTTTCCGCGCCAACGATGAAGCGGCAGGGATAGGCAACACGACGGCGGTGGGCAGTTTCCCTGCCGGGGCCAGCCCGGTGGGCTGCCTGGATTTAAGCGGCAACGTGTGGGAATGGACGCGCAGTTTTTACGGCAAACTGCGTCCCTACCGCCTGTCGCCGGAATATGAAACGACCGATCCGCGCAACCGGAAAGACATGTTTATATGTGGCGGTGCGTATTATGTCAACTACACCGGCTGCTCCGCCCGCTACTGGCTCGCCCCGCTCAACCACTTCAACGACAACTCCGGGTTTCGGGTGGCAGTTTCCCCATTTGTCTCTGATCGCTGA
- a CDS encoding helix-turn-helix domain-containing protein, whose amino-acid sequence MTQLAPQQVTIGDVLRLALPLSTTVINGHDFRQQPVNWAATLVSWEELSQQVRGGDLAILPASLLSTSTPAGILQGVRELIALEIAGILTFAPLPDTTTEEARAHDLPILIVPAQNTLRDILQNVISLLLDRQKQTSERGMQLYRRLAEMSREGQGLAAMSEVMSQLTGKIIVVQDKRLETQAISRPLSLLVDETQLLRWLNQRDNLPPILRNRKAVTKVAQSYWQQLLPIETEGHGMARLVSPIISGDRARGYVSVIGLADELDMLDTLTVEHGAAACALEMAKAKAISEAKKALRGDFLEGLLAGTLPQKEIERLESRLDHDTKQLHAILTFTWNSPNAPSLRRLTTTINWLLTTHKRPALLHVYSEDHVCVFQALKSSDGENMNTVKELEKRVREQLEAEFPEAQLVTGISGPAASLAEWPTVYEEAVQAMRLGQRLHLNRLVDFHSLGIFQLLGQIEDIPTVRAFCTHVIGPLVQYDEEHRSSLVQTMDAYFAHHGNITQTAESLFIHRNTLLYRLDRIQELTGQNLNQADMRLAMHLALKLWQLRPEAHGIHPNLPL is encoded by the coding sequence ATGACACAACTGGCGCCACAACAGGTAACGATTGGGGATGTCCTGCGCCTGGCTTTGCCATTAAGTACGACGGTGATCAACGGTCACGATTTTCGGCAGCAGCCGGTTAACTGGGCGGCGACGCTGGTGAGTTGGGAGGAACTATCCCAGCAGGTAAGAGGGGGCGATCTGGCAATTTTGCCGGCATCTCTCCTCTCCACCTCCACGCCTGCCGGCATTCTCCAGGGTGTGCGCGAGTTGATTGCATTGGAAATTGCCGGCATCCTCACCTTTGCTCCCCTACCCGACACAACCACGGAAGAGGCGCGCGCACATGATCTGCCGATATTGATTGTGCCGGCACAAAACACCCTCCGCGACATCCTGCAAAACGTCATCTCCCTCCTGCTTGACCGCCAGAAACAAACCAGCGAACGCGGCATGCAACTCTACCGTCGCCTCGCCGAAATGTCCCGCGAAGGACAAGGCCTGGCCGCCATGTCCGAAGTCATGTCCCAACTCACCGGCAAAATCATCGTCGTCCAGGACAAACGCCTGGAAACCCAGGCCATCAGCCGCCCCCTCAGCCTCCTCGTTGACGAAACCCAACTCCTGCGCTGGCTCAACCAGCGCGACAACCTGCCACCGATCCTGCGCAATCGCAAAGCCGTCACCAAAGTCGCTCAAAGCTACTGGCAGCAACTTCTGCCCATCGAAACCGAAGGCCACGGCATGGCGCGCCTCGTCAGCCCCATCATTTCCGGCGACCGCGCCCGCGGCTACGTCTCCGTCATCGGCCTGGCGGACGAACTGGACATGCTCGACACTCTCACCGTCGAACATGGAGCTGCCGCCTGCGCGCTGGAAATGGCGAAAGCCAAAGCGATCAGCGAGGCAAAAAAAGCCCTGCGCGGCGACTTTCTCGAAGGGCTGCTGGCAGGCACACTCCCCCAAAAAGAAATCGAACGCCTCGAATCCCGCCTCGACCACGACACCAAGCAACTCCACGCCATCCTCACCTTCACCTGGAACAGTCCCAACGCACCCTCCCTCCGCCGCCTCACCACAACCATCAACTGGCTCCTCACCACGCACAAACGCCCCGCGCTATTACACGTCTACAGTGAAGACCACGTCTGCGTCTTCCAGGCCCTGAAAAGTAGCGACGGCGAAAACATGAACACCGTCAAGGAGCTGGAAAAACGTGTGCGCGAACAACTAGAAGCGGAATTTCCCGAAGCACAACTGGTTACGGGCATCAGCGGACCTGCCGCCAGCCTGGCCGAATGGCCCACCGTCTATGAAGAGGCCGTCCAGGCCATGCGCCTCGGCCAGCGCCTGCACCTCAACCGACTGGTAGATTTCCACAGCCTGGGAATTTTCCAGCTTCTGGGCCAGATCGAAGACATCCCCACCGTGCGCGCCTTTTGCACCCACGTCATCGGCCCCCTGGTCCAATACGACGAAGAACATCGTAGCAGTCTGGTGCAAACAATGGACGCCTACTTCGCCCATCACGGCAACATCACCCAAACCGCCGAATCCCTCTTCATCCACCGCAACACCCTCCTCTACCGGCTGGACCGCATCCAGGAATTGACGGGGCAAAATCTAAACCAGGCCGATATGCGTCTGGCCATGCACCTCGCCCTCAAGCTATGGCAATTGCGCCCCGAAGCTCACGGAATCCACCCCAATCTGCCACTCTGA
- a CDS encoding ferrous iron transporter B, producing the protein MNNQSTLIPNDILNTAEQWRWQIGNTFHEQLMEAIYTEATEIADAAVTRPDSRPRFDLDRTIDRLVTSRRWGFPMMIALFTLVFWLTISGANVPSNFLSKILIDTVHPWLKEGAALVGLPWWLSGLLIDGMYLATAWVVSVMLPPMAIFFPLFTLLEDFGYLPRVAFNLDNVFKKAGAHGKQSLSMMMGFGCNAAGVVATRVIDSPRERLIAIITNNFALCNGRWPTQILIATLFIGGLVPAYLAGFISALAVVGIAMLGVLFTFGVSWALSRTMLQGEVSTFSLELPPYRPPRIWQTIYTSFIDRTIYVLWRAIVFAMPAGAVIWLVANIHIGSVSLAEYVINALNPVGVLLGLNGVILLAYVVAIPANEIVIPTVLMLTVLVTGAQNLGAGAGVMFDMQSNAGMMNLLQAGGWTLLTAVNLMLFSLLHNPCSTTIYTIYKETGSAKWTAVAALLPLLIGFVVTFLVAQVWRLVAGI; encoded by the coding sequence ATGAATAACCAATCCACCCTGATTCCGAACGACATTTTGAACACGGCGGAGCAGTGGCGCTGGCAGATTGGCAACACGTTCCACGAGCAGTTGATGGAAGCTATCTACACCGAGGCCACGGAAATCGCCGATGCCGCCGTCACCCGCCCGGACAGCCGCCCCCGTTTCGACCTGGATCGGACGATAGACCGACTGGTGACCAGTCGTCGTTGGGGTTTCCCTATGATGATTGCGCTGTTCACGCTGGTTTTTTGGCTGACTATTTCCGGCGCGAACGTGCCTTCCAATTTCCTCTCCAAGATTCTGATCGACACGGTTCATCCCTGGTTGAAAGAGGGCGCGGCGCTGGTGGGACTACCCTGGTGGCTGAGTGGCTTGCTGATTGATGGCATGTACCTGGCGACGGCCTGGGTGGTGAGCGTGATGCTGCCGCCGATGGCGATTTTCTTCCCGCTGTTTACGCTGCTGGAGGATTTTGGTTATTTGCCGCGTGTGGCGTTTAATCTGGACAATGTTTTCAAAAAGGCGGGGGCGCACGGTAAGCAGTCGTTGAGCATGATGATGGGGTTTGGTTGTAATGCGGCGGGGGTGGTGGCGACGCGGGTGATTGATAGCCCGCGAGAGCGATTGATTGCCATTATCACGAATAATTTCGCGCTGTGTAATGGACGCTGGCCGACGCAGATTTTGATTGCGACGTTGTTTATTGGCGGATTAGTGCCGGCATATCTCGCGGGGTTCATTTCCGCATTGGCCGTCGTCGGCATCGCTATGCTGGGCGTTCTCTTCACCTTCGGCGTCTCCTGGGCGTTGTCGCGCACCATGTTGCAAGGAGAAGTCTCCACCTTTAGCCTGGAACTACCCCCCTACCGCCCACCGCGCATCTGGCAGACCATCTATACGTCCTTTATTGACCGCACTATCTACGTTTTGTGGCGGGCCATTGTCTTCGCCATGCCCGCCGGGGCCGTGATCTGGCTGGTTGCCAACATCCACATTGGTAGCGTCAGTCTGGCGGAATATGTCATTAACGCGCTGAATCCGGTTGGCGTGCTACTCGGCCTGAATGGCGTCATTTTGCTGGCCTATGTGGTGGCGATTCCGGCCAATGAGATTGTCATCCCCACGGTGTTGATGCTCACGGTGTTGGTGACGGGGGCGCAAAATCTGGGCGCGGGGGCGGGGGTGATGTTTGATATGCAGTCGAATGCCGGCATGATGAATCTTCTCCAGGCCGGCGGGTGGACACTGCTCACGGCCGTGAACCTGATGCTGTTCAGCCTGCTGCACAACCCATGCAGCACCACGATTTACACGATTTACAAGGAGACGGGCAGCGCCAAATGGACGGCCGTGGCCGCGCTGCTGCCGTTGCTGATTGGCTTTGTGGTGACGTTTCTGGTGGCGCAGGTGTGGCGGTTGGTTGCCGGCATTTAG
- the thpR gene encoding RNA 2',3'-cyclic phosphodiesterase: protein MKTIRAFIAITLPEAVRRQLGVACQSLAAQLPPRAVRWVQPALIHLTLRFLGEVEVGKVVALAAALDRVAVNTPAFTMRLGELGCFPNSRRPRVIWVSLEDSGPAVVLQRALEQDLVAGGWPPEDKPFHPHLTLGRVKGEAGQVGRLPWGQALEPLPVPVEAIHLIESQLRPSGPIYTKRHTSHLCLPGNS, encoded by the coding sequence GTGAAAACGATACGCGCCTTTATCGCCATTACGCTTCCTGAGGCTGTGCGGCGTCAGTTGGGGGTTGCCTGCCAATCGCTGGCGGCGCAGCTTCCGCCGCGCGCGGTGCGCTGGGTGCAACCGGCGTTGATACATCTGACGCTGCGTTTCTTGGGGGAGGTGGAAGTGGGAAAAGTGGTGGCGCTGGCCGCCGCGTTGGATCGCGTCGCGGTGAATACGCCTGCTTTTACCATGAGGCTGGGTGAACTCGGCTGTTTTCCCAATTCGCGCCGCCCACGTGTCATCTGGGTCAGTTTGGAGGATTCAGGCCCGGCGGTGGTTTTGCAGCGGGCGCTAGAACAGGATTTGGTGGCCGGAGGATGGCCGCCGGAAGATAAGCCATTTCACCCTCATCTGACGTTGGGGCGCGTGAAAGGGGAGGCGGGGCAGGTGGGGCGGCTTCCGTGGGGGCAGGCATTGGAACCGCTGCCGGTTCCGGTTGAGGCGATTCATCTGATTGAGAGCCAGCTTCGTCCCAGCGGCCCGATTTATACAAAGCGGCATACAAGCCATTTATGCCTTCCAGGTAACAGCTAA